A single Lolium perenne isolate Kyuss_39 chromosome 6, Kyuss_2.0, whole genome shotgun sequence DNA region contains:
- the LOC127308632 gene encoding UDP-glucose flavonoid 3-O-glucosyltransferase 7-like, with product MATQHERQQQQPLHILFLPFFAPGHLLPAADVAAIFAARGARCTILTTPVNANIIRPAVDRANDARTLHGTGSRAIDIAVMPFPDVGLPPGVENYMALTTLQVDCRAKFMRAVQLVQEPFHRFLAANRLDAVVSDSFFSWSADAAAEHGIPRLVITGTSVFARSCNESMLRNNPLQTATCEGNPEALVSLPRLPHRVELRRSQMMDPGKQPEAWAFYQSNNAADQRSFGEVFNSFHELEPDYVEHFQTTLGRRAFLVGPVALATRDMAASGANVNADVSKDCCLRWLDTKPAGSVVYVSFGTATRFSPAELREISRGLDLSGKNFVWAISASESTESSEWMPEDFAKLTANVSDSRGFIIRGWAPQTLILNHPALGGFMMHCGWNSVLEAVSAGARKRNLPPPHRTNAWPWRTSPGPREPVDLEARRRRGRGRGRDA from the coding sequence ATGGCTACGCAGCATgagcggcagcagcagcaaccgCTGCACATCCTCTTCCTCCCTTTCTTCGCGCCTGGGCACCTCCTTCCGGCCGCCGACGTGGCCGCGATTTTCGCCGCCCGCGGCGCGAGGTGCACCATCCTCACCACGCCCGTCAACGCCAACATCATCCGTCCGGCCGTCGACCGTGCCAACGACGCCCGTACTCTCCATGGCACCGGTTCCCGAGCAATCGATATCGCCGTGATGCCGTTCCCCGACGTGGGGCTCCCGCCGGGCGTCGAGAACTACATGGCCCTTACCACGCTCCAGGTAGACTGCCGCGCCAAGTTCATGCGAGCCGTGCAGCTGGTCCAAGAACCATTCCACCGGTTCCTGGCCGCCAACCGCCTCGATGCCGTCGTGTCCGACAGCTTCTTCAGCTGGTCCGCGGATGCCGCGGCGGAGCACGGCATCCCGCGGCTCGTGATCACCGGTACCAGCGTGTTCGCGCGGTCCTGCAACGAGAGCATGTTGCGCAACAACCCGTTGCAGACAGCGACGTGTGAGGGCAATCCTGAAGCTCTTGTTTCGCTCCCGAGGCTGCCGCACCGTGTCGAGCTGCGCCGGAGCCAGATGATGGACCCCGGGAAGCAGCCGGAGGCGTGGGCGTTCTACCAGAGCAACAACGCCGCCGACCAGAGGAGCTTCGGCGAGGTGTTCAACAGCTTCCACGAGCTGGAGCCAGACTACGTGGAACACTTCCAGACGACGCTCGGCCGCCGCGCGTTTCTCGTGGGGCCGGTCGCCCTCGCCACCAGAGACATGGCTGCCAGCGGCGCCAACGTCAACGCAGACGTTAGCAAGGATTGCTGTCTGCGGTGGCTAGACACGAAGCCCGCCGGCTCAGTGGTGTACGTCTCCTTTGGCACGGCAACACGTTTCTCGCCGGCGGAGCTGCGCGAGATATCCCGTGGCCTCGACCTCTCCGGCAAGAACTTCGTGTGGGCCATTAGTGCCAGCGAAAGCACCGAATCGTCAGAATGGATGCCAGAAGACTTCGCCAAGCTGACGGCAAACGTCAGCGACAGCCGCGGCTTCATCATCCGGGGCTGGGCGCCGCAGACGCTCATCCTGAACCACCCCGCCCTCGGCGGGTTCATGATGCACTGCGGCTGGAACTCTGTACTGGAGGCCGTGAGCGCCGGTGCACGCAAGAGAAATCTCCCTCCACCTCATCGTACGAATGCTTGGCCCTGGCGTACCAGTCCCGGTCCAAGGGAACCAGTCGACCTCGAGGCTCGCCGAAGGAGGGGGAGAGGGAGAGGACGAGACGCTTAA
- the LOC127308633 gene encoding probable UDP-glucosyl transferase 73B6: protein MDTTTRNEPQQQPLRILFLPYFAPGHLIPAADMAAVFAARGARCTILTTPVNADIIRPAVDRANNANDSNPAIPIDISVVPFPDVGLPPGFENVRYMNQSHGPEHYGKFLHAALLLREPFDRFLAAARPGVDGVVTDSFFTWSQDAAAAHGVPRLVFLGISVFARSCFESTLRNNPLEACPEDDDDPDALVLLPGLPHRVELRRRQILDPRKRLLEWQFYESASAADRRSFGEVFNSFRELEPDYVEHFHANLSRRGWLVGPVALATDSRDVVATGGISTDGVADSCIRWLDAKPVGSVVYVSFGTLTSFSPADLVELMEPMYPQLLIHLLLRARPRFPVNTEQIGLRIISIPLG from the exons ATGGATACTACTACCAGAAATGAGCCGCAGCAGCAACCCCTGCGCATCCTCTTCCTCCCGTACTTCGCCCCTGGGCACCTCATTCCGGCGGCGGACATGGCCGCGGTATTCGCCGCCCGAGGCGCCAGGTGCACCATCCTCACCACGCCCGTCAACGCCGACATCATCCGTCCAGCCGTCGACCGGGCCAACAACGCAAACGACTCCAACCCAGCAATACCGATCGACATCTCCGTCGTGCCTTTCCCCGACGTCGGGCTCCCGCCGGGCTTCGAGAACGTCAGGTACATGAACCAGTCCCACGGACCAGAGCACTACGGCAAGTTCCTCCATGCCGCGCTGCTTCTCCGGGAGCCCTTCGACCGGTTCCTGGCTGCCGCCCGCCCCGGTGTCGACGGCGTCGTGACCGACAGCTTCTTCACCTGGTCccaagacgccgccgccgcgcacgGCGTCCCGCGGCTCGTGTTCCTCGGCATCAGCGTCTTCGCGCGGTCCTGCTTCGAAAGCACGCTGCGCAACAACCCGCTTGAGGCTTGCCCAGAGGACGACGACGATCCGGACGCCCTTGTTTTGCTGCCCGGGCTGCCGCACCGTGTGGAGCTGAGGAGGCGGCAGATTTTGGATCCCCGGAAGCGGCTGTTGGAGTGGCAATTCTACGAGAGCGCCAGCGCGGCGGACCGGAGGAGCTTCGGCGAGGTGTTCAACAGCTTCCGCGAGCTCGAGCCGGACTACGTGGAGCACTTCCACGCCAATCTCAGCCGCCGCGGGTGGCTCGTCGGGCCCGTCGCGCTTGCCACCGACAGCAGAGATGTGGTCGCGACAGGAGGCATTAGTACCGACGGTGTCGCCGACAGCTGCATCCGGTGGCTAGACGCGAAGCCGGTAGGCTCCGTGGTGTATGTCTCCTTCGGCACGTTGACCAGTTTCTCGCCTGCCGACCTGGTCGAGCTGATGGAACccatgtatcctcagctgctcatccacctcctccttagagcgcgaccacggtttcctgtgaacactgaacagatcgggctgcg AATCATCTCGATTCCTTTAGGCTGA
- the LOC127308629 gene encoding putative disease resistance RPP13-like protein 1 — translation MEIFLPAVLGELATRSVSFVINKYSKLPVQAMEINLERILLRAQVIVEEAEGRHITNQGMLLQLRMLRDAMYQGFYVLDTLRYRAFQEDGTGDNKVRNYSWALSKFSSAKRLCLSSSSSSTKASQELVAENVLDNLRTMILDASESVMFFTSYPRLGRQPYNMHILLGNCMFGRQMEMELILNFLLYTQPCSGRHDRFDVLPIVGPAICGKSTLAAHVCNDERVRDHFSQIAFFRHGTFKDEDIDILTDRCTMRHEKHRKLLIVFEVVGELNDDLWGSLYSLSRKCTTSGSKIIITSRSDKITKLGTTQTMTLKHLPYEAFWYFFKVITFGSTDPKMHPRLAYLAMEISKMMNGSLISANVIGGLLRNNFSIQYWCKILKFLRESVEKSISMHGEHPCDLLAKNKSWYFRRLGTTTEDVFISSHYQTCSSQEELPEITAQDVVYGGVKPQGAFKALAWKSPLPPYRCYINIYEIQQLQTRLVKKRRSE, via the coding sequence ATGGAGATTTTCCTTCCAGCGGTGCTGGGCGAACTCGCAACAAGATCCGTGAGTTTCGTCATCAACAAATACTCCAAGCTGCCGGTGCAGGCTATGGAGATTAACCTGGAGAGGATTCTACTCCGAGCGCAGGTCATCGTCGAGGAGGCCGAGGGGCGGCACATAACAAACCAAGGGATGCTTCTGCAGCTGAGGATGCTCAGGGATGCAATGTACCAAGGCTTCTACGTGCTCGACACACTCCGATACAGAGCTTTTCAAGAAGATGGCACTGGAGATAATAAGGTTCGGAATTACTCTTGGGCTCTGTCCAAATTTAGCTCTGCAAAACGTCTCTGTCtatctagcagcagcagcagcacaaaaGCTTCACAAGAACTTGTAGCTGAAAATGTCCTTGACAATTTGAGAACCATGATTCTTGATGCCAGTGAGTCGGTCATGTTTTTCACATCATATCCTCGCCTGGGCCGCCAGCCTTACAACATGCATATCTTGCTGGGAAATTGCATGTTTGGTCGCCAGATGGAGATGGAACTGATCCTGAACTTCCTGTTGTACACACAGCCTTGCAGTGGTAGACATGACAGGTTTGATGTCCTCCCAATTGTTGGCCCAGCGATTTGCGGGAAGAGTACTCTTGCTGCACACGTCTGCAACGATGAAAGAGTCCGTGATCATTTCTCACAGATTGCCTTCTTTAGACACGGCACATTCAAAGATGAAGACATTGACATTTTGACAGACAGGTGTACAATGAGACATGAGAAGCACAGGAAATTGCTAATTGTTTTTGAGGTAGTTGGGGAACTCAACGATGATTTGTGGGGAAGTCTGTATTCTCTCTCTAGAAAGTGCACTACAAGTGGTAGTAAGATCATAATTACAAGCCGATCTGACAAGATCACAAAGCTTGGGACAACACAGACTATGACTCTGAAGCATCTTCCTTATGAGGCATTCTGGTATTTCTTCAAGGTGATTACATTTGGAAGCACGGATCCTAAGATGCACCCAAGACTAGCATATTTGGCAATGGAGATATCAAAGATGATGAATGGATCTCTTATTTCCGCGAACGTCATTGGTGGCCTACTTAGAAATAATTTTAGCATCCAGTATTGGTGCAAGATTCTGAAGTTCTTGAGAGAATCTGTAGAGAAATCTATATCTATGCATGGTGAGCATCCTTGTGATCTGTTGGCCAAAAATAAATCTTGGTATTTTCGAAGACTGGGTACAACTACTGAAGATGTTTTTATTTCTAGTCATTACCAAACATGTTCTTCTCAAGAGGAACTTCCGGAGATTACTGCACAGGATGTGGTTTATGGAGGCGTCAAACCTCAGGGGGCATTTAAGGCCCTTGCATGGAAGTCCCCGTTACCGCCTTACCGTTGTTACATCAATATCTATGAGATTCAACAACTGCAAACTAGACTTGTCAAGAAGAGGCGCTCTGAATAA